Below is a genomic region from Candidatus Methanoperedens sp..
TCCACATTTATTGCAAAGACGACATATGCTGTTTTCTTGATAACATGACCATCCTGGTTAACATTGAATACGATACCATCAAGGTAGATGATAGGATATAGTTCATTCAATTGCCTGCTCTGCCACTCCTTTGCAATTGGCAGGATCTTGTCAGTTATTCTCGTTACCATTTCGGCAGATACATCAAGGCCATATATTTTATTCATATGAGATTGGATATCCCGGTTGCTAACACCCTGAGCAAATAGAGAAGTGATCATCCCTTCAAGCTCGCTTGATATTGTTCTTTCATGTTTTTTGACAATGATGGGCTCAAATACGCCATTTGTGTCCCGTGGGATATTCAGTTCCATATTTCCAAATTGACTTTTGACGGTCTTTTTAGAATGGCCATTCCTGGAATTGTCAGTGTTCTTGTTTTTCCAATCATATCTGGAATAGCCAAGTTCATTGGTTATTTCTTCTTCCAAAGCTTCTTGAAGAACGCCTTTTATCTCGGCAATAAATGCATTCTCGATGCTTTTTCCATCTTTCAGATTATTTTCCCTAAGCCATTCTCTCGCTTGTTCTCTTGTAAACAATTTTGCCATTTTGCTCGACTCCTATTACTTTCTTTCAAGTTAATAGAAGTTTCAACAAAATCGGTTACACTCCCAGATATCTTATTAAATAAACTCTTTACTGAGGGGTGAACTCTCTGTTCAACATCTTTTCGTATCATGGTGGCTAATTGTACATTTGGCTTTTCTAAAAGAAGGGCTGACACTGCTACTTCGATGGCTCCTATTAGATGGGAGTCTGTTGCTCTCTCAATATCTGGCAACAGAGTAATTAATCGACCTAGTTCGTTCTGAATGGTGTCGTCAAGCTCCTTTTGAGTATTAGAGTTCACTTTATTGATCAATTGCTCAATTCTTTCGGAAATATTTTCTTTCTCTCTCATGTTTCTTTTTCCAAATTAAAGACGGACTATGCATTCTAATTTGCATTTGCATCGTGTATATATCATACCATTATAGGAGTAGTATACGCACCTATCACACATTTATATCCATTGTACTAATAAATTTTTTCTTTGATGTGCGCCTAAATTAGAATCGAAGAAAGTAGTTCTGTATTCCATCGTCTATGAGAGCATGAGAATAAGCGCGTGTTGCAGTCACCCCAAATCCCGTACAAATGTTACGAGGTCTGTAGATACGTTTTAACTATATATGATCTTATTGAATAATATAGTCTTAATTTATCAAACCCAAAAACTTACGATTATGCGTTTAATTCTATACAATATGGATTATATTGTATCACGCCAAAATTACCAATACGAATTGAAACCCCCCTAACATCCCCCATAATACTAAAAAGAGAATTATGGAACAAAACCTTTATCATTTACCGATACAATTACGGGATGCCCCCATCATTGAATCAATGTGCCTGGGTGGGGTAGCTGGTTATCCTATGGGACTGTGGATCCTACGACCCGGGTTCGAATCCCGGCCCGGGCCCCATTGTTTTTATTTAGAGCCCTGCATATGTCCGGATATAATATTTTAAGAATTCCCAGGCCAAAAAAACAATATATTTTCATTTTACTGGCAGTAATAATTTTATTTTTTATTTTGGGCAATAGCATGTTTAAAACACAGGAAATCCCGGAAAAACCAGAGCCATCGGTTTCAATAGGTTGTGACAGGGTATTATGGAAAGATACGGAAGAATTACTCGAAGCGACGATAAAGAACATAGATAACCCCTCTTTTGAATGGGAATCAGACGGCACAAATATCGGTAATGGCCAGAAAATTTTACAAAAATTTAAGGTTGGAGAGCATTTAATATTGCTCAATGTGACTTTTAATAACCAGACTCTCAATGCAAAAAAATCCATTATTGTCATTGAATCAGTTAATGGTGTTACTCTTCACGAATATGCAGCTTCAAAAAACCAGTGGGGATTCCAGATCATGTTCAAAGGAAAAAATATGGGAGTAAATGGGGTAATGGTTTCTGTAGATCCATTTCCTCCTTCGCAAGTAAATGCTTGCGGTGCAGTTTCAACAAAAGCACTTTATTCGGGAAATCATACCTGGAAGGCTGAATATCGTGGTGCTGTGATAGCATCCGGCACTTTCTATATCAAGGAAGCAAGCGAATTAAAGATCGACAGAATTGAAATCGCGCCCAGTTATTTTGCTGGTAGTGATGTTAAGGCAAAGATCATTCTTATGAACACAGGGTCTGCTGCGATCGCAGGATTCGAGACTAAGACGATTGCAATAAATAATGATTATGCCTGG
It encodes:
- a CDS encoding IS256 family transposase yields the protein MAKLFTREQAREWLRENNLKDGKSIENAFIAEIKGVLQEALEEEITNELGYSRYDWKNKNTDNSRNGHSKKTVKSQFGNMELNIPRDTNGVFEPIIVKKHERTISSELEGMITSLFAQGVSNRDIQSHMNKIYGLDVSAEMVTRITDKILPIAKEWQSRQLNELYPIIYLDGIVFNVNQDGHVIKKTAYVVFAINV